The window CCCCCCCCCCCCCCCACCGCGGGAAGGACATCCGTGTCCAAGTTTTGAAAGTATCGGGGTGCGGCGAAGGTCGAGCTAAGCCGCACCCCAGGGTTACTGCGTCTTCAGGCCACGGCCCGAAGTTTTGAAAAGACTCAGCGAGCCAGCAGTCATGGGCCATGCAGCCGACACTGCTGGCTCGCGAGTAAGAGGACACCGTGTCCTCCTCCGACCTCACCCGGGAGGGAGGTGGTCGAAGTTCTGGGGCGGCGCCCCCGTAGACGCCGCCCCTGTCCGGACAGGTACCGGCACCCGGATGCCGTATCCGGTATTAGGGTCCACCTTAGCTCACAAAAAAGGGAGTGAGCCGTATGGCAATTAACCACCCCTGCTCCTGGGGTAATCACCCTAACTTTTTTGCCAAGAAGCAGAACCCGGCTGCCGCATCCGGCGCACCTGGGGATCCTCCTTGGCAAACCTTCGGAGCGTTTGCCCCTTAAATTTCAATTCTCTCCACTGAAAGCAGTAAAGGTAATTTAGTTGTAAATCAGAAAACTGTCAAGCTTCGGCGAGTTTTCGAGAAGCTGGAGGTGTATTAGTATCATTTTTAATATCTACTGCCGGCTCTTTGTACTTTTTACGCAAGTTCGGCCCGCCCACCAGTTTTAAGAACTGATCTTCTTCTAGCGTCTCTTCCTTTACCAGATGCTCGGCTACAGCATCGAGTTTTTTGCGGTGTTTTCTTATAACTGTATCGGCACGCTTGGCGGCTTCATCTATTAAAGCCGCTACTTCGTCATCAATAATTTTAGCGACTTCGTCTGAGTAGTTCTTACCCTCTCCTAGTTCACGACCTAAGAAAATAGCATCGCGGTGCGAGCCAAAGACTTGATTCGGAAGCCTTTTGCTCATACCGTAATCCATGACCATCTTGCGGCCAATGGCAGCCGCGTTCTGCAGGTCGTTAGAAGCACCAGTAGTGATTTCGTTATATACCAACTGCTCAGCTACCCGCCCGCCCAGCATCATAGCTAGATCATCTTTAAAATCCTGCACACTGCTTAAGTGGCGGTCTTCCACCGGCAAGCTCCAGGTAAAGCCTCCTGCTGAACCGCGAGAAATAATAGTAACCTTGTGAATTGGATGCGCATTCTCCATATAGTGGCCGACTATGGCGTGCCCTGCCTCATGATAAGCGGTAATCTCTTTTTCTCTGGCATTCATAATGTGGCTCTTGCGCTCAGGGCCAAGCAAAACCTTTTCTACAGAAGCGCCAAGGTGAGCTTGGGTGATTTTTTTAGCATTCATACGGGCAGCTAAAATAGCAGCTTCGTTCACGAGGTTGGCAAGATCGGCTCCAGAAAATCCGGGGGTCTTTTTGGCAACCTGCATTAAGTTCACATCCTCTGCTAGAGGCTTACCGGCGCAGTGTACCTCCAGAATATCTCTGCGATTATGGACATCTGGTGAATCAAGCGTCACCCGGCGATCGAATCGGCCAGGGCGCAGCAGTGCCGGATCCAGCACATCCGGCCGGTTAGTTGCTGCCATCACGATTACGTTCGTCCCCTGCTCAAAGCCGTCCATTTCTACCAGAATCTGGTTCAGGGTCTGCTCACGCTCATCGTGCCCACCGCCCATACCGGTACCACGCTGACGGCCGACAGCATCAATTTCGTCTATAAATATAATACAAGGAGCGTTCTTTTTGGCTTTAGTGAAGAGATCGCGCACCCTAGAAGCACCGACACCCACGAACATTTCTACAAACTCCGAGCCGGAAATACTGAAGAACGGCACACCGGCCTCACCGGCTACAGCGCGAGCTAGTAGAGTCTTACCGGTTCCCGGCGGGCCGAAGAGTAGAACTCCTTTGGGAATCTTTGCACCCAAGGCCTCGAACTTGCTGGCGTACTTTAAGAATTCCACAATCTCACTCAGCTCCTGCTTAGCCTCTTCGGAGCCGGCTACGTTCTTAAATGTAACCTTCTCTTTATCGCTGCCAAACAGGCGGGCTTTACTCTTGCCGAAGCTAAGCGCCTGGTTGCTAGAACCCTGAGCCTGCCGCATCATAAAGAATAAAAACGCGCCGATTAAAAGAAATGGCAGAATGCTAAAGATTCCGGCAATGATGTATTTGGAGCTGGAATCGCCGTTCTTAGTATCTATAGTCACCTTTTTGTAATCGATTCCGTAATCGGTCAGGTTCGCACCACTCTCTTTGTAAGCAATCTGCTTGGGCGCGGCCGGATCTTTTAGGGTGGCTGTCAATTTATCGCCCGAAACCTCTATTCGTTCAATCTTACCCTGTGAGGCCTCTTCTATCACTTGAGAAAGCGTTACATCCTCGGTTTTGGGCTGAGGCATAGAAACCACAGCCATCACAGCCAGCACGGCCAGAATAGCGATTAACCACAAAAAACTTCTTGAACGTTTCTTCACAAATCTTCCTTATTTAACGCTTTTAACAGGATTGGAAACAATAGTTATCTTATCATTCGAGATAGTAATTAACAATGAACTAGTCAGTTTTCGCCCTCCGCGCAATCGCCCTGTTTTCAGCTGAAGTGCAGCCTGATGCACTGTCATGGCATCTAGCTCCGCGGCCGGGTCGGCCCGGCGGGCCATAAATACCAGCGCATGCCTCGCTACCGGCAGAGAGAGGTTTTTAAGTTCTGCCCTATCCAGTTCCGCCTTGCCCCTACTAACTGTGGTCAACCCTGCAAGCTGCCTGTCGATTTCTGCGTTCAGTTTTTCTGCCTCAGTCATGATGTGTCTATAGTTTGCATCAAAATCTTTATTTTTCTGGCGCAGTTTTGGCAGCAGCTGGTTGCGCACTTGGTTGCGCCTATATGCAGAATCTAAATTAGTCGGGTCGCTACACCACGCAAGATTATGGTTTTTGGCGTAAGTGGCTAATTCACTCTTTTTAACATTCAGCAGTGGGCGAATAACTTTATCTGTTGAATGCAGGGGCGCCAGGCCATAGCGGTTAGTGCCACGCAGCACGTTCATAATGCTGGTTTCCAACCGGTCATCCATGTGATGCGCGGTAATGATGGCCAGGGCATTGCTGCTTTTACGAATGTCTTCCAGTGCCAGGTAGCGCCCTTTTCTGGCCTCATCCTCGCTTTTGGTTTTAAGCTTAAGTGCCCCGGTTTGAAGTTCGAGATGCAAATGCTCAGACAGATTCCGAACCAGCCGTTGCTCCACTGCTGTATCTCGCCAGCCATGGTCGATATAAGCCGGAATTAAATCGTATTTTTTACCTGATGACGCAAGAAGATGCAGTAAAACCACCGAATCGACTCCACCGGATACGGCTACAACATACTTGCCTACTGTAGGCCAGTTAACTTTTTGATCAAAAGATAATTTCATAAATGGTGGCTGCGGCGGGATTTGAACCTGCGACCAAAGGCTTATGAGTCCTCTGCTCTACCACTGAGCTACGCAGCCTAGTTGCAGCGATAATTCGAGCCGCAGCCGCAATCCGCCTAGACGAACATTGGCTTTAGCTTTGATACCGCTGCTTCTTTAGTTTTGCAAACAGTTCCTTGGTTTGCAAAACTTTATTTTAAATACAAGGGCCGCCCTAAGGCGGCCAGCAAATTTCACTTGGTAGCGGGGGGTGGATTCGAACCACCGACCTTTGGGTTATGAGCCCAACGAGCTACCACTGCTCCACCCCGCGGCGTTTTGCGTCTACATAATTTACCAGTTTTTAACCTGTTGGTCAAGTACGGCCAAGCAGGAAATTCCACCATTGTTCAATGTTTGAGTTTCGTTTTTTCTTTCCTTCTTTTTCCGCCGATTGATCCTTAGGCTTATTTGGCAGAATCACCACGCTTTCCCCTGGCTGCTGCAGGCCAAGCCTGGCCCTAGCCTCCTTCTCTTTATATGAATCGGTCTGGTAATACTGAATGCGATACTTGAGGGCGTCTTTTTCCGCCTCCAAAGTAGATATCTCTTGCTTTAGAAAATTGAGCTGCTCTTGCAGTTCATAATTGCGCTTAACTGTTCCGGCCAGATAAACCACCAGATAAATAACTATTAGAAAGCCTAGAATAGTTCCGATATGCAGCTGCTGACCGATTTTCTTCCAATCCATAGCTTAAGGGTAATATATATGAACACATTTTTATAGACGGCCAGTGATTGTAAAGCTTTCGTTTGATGTTTACAATCAGGTAGGCGGTACGGAGGTGAGTAAAATAATACGCAGCACCTACTAGTTGCTGCGACGAGGGGCTGTAGCTCAGTGGTCAGAGCAGTCGGCTCATAACCGATTGGTCGCTGGTTCAAGTCCAGCCAGCCCCACCAAAAAATTTATTTTTCATACCGATTTTGCCTAACAGGTGAAGCAAATCAGTACAGCTTTCTCCAGACAATTGTGCTTGCCCACTGGCCATTACCGGCTGAAGACCCAACCATTCTCAATACTACCGAGTCAGAACTATTATTGTCACCTGCAGCACAGCCTGTGCCTACCCTAGAGGGTCCAAAGGTGGCCGACATAACTGTGCCTCCGCCAAGATCTGTTGTTGTAGCTGTCGACCCCGAGCCATAGTAATAATTAGACAATATAACCCGATAAAACTGCTGGTTAGCGCTATCGGTAGTTCTATAAATACGCACTGTTGCCTCCCAAGCTTCTGGGTAGCCAACCTGTTGCACGGCACAAGCAGCTGCTCCATCATTTGTGGCAGCGATACTCTCAGTATTATTGTGTATAAGATAATTTCCGTTCGCCTGTATGTTGCCGCTAGTGGTAAGCCCGCCAGCTGCCACCACGTTTCCGTCTTTATCTATGCTGAATTTATCGCCCAGCGATCCGTTAGTAAGAACCAATAGTTTAGCACCCGAGGTGGTGAGGTTGGTATTGGCTTTTAGTTGAAAGGCTATAGTGGAGGCTGAGTTGGCTTTATTAGAGAACAATATACCCCCCGAGGTATCTACGCCTAGCACTGTAGTACTGGACGCATCTTGCACCTGGAAGGCTGCGGTAGAATTAGCATTGTTCTTAAACAACGCCGATCCTCGCACAGCCAGCTCTTTGTCTACAGAGACGCTTTGAGCAAAGGTAGCTTGCCCTTGTACCTGAAGATTGCCGACTATATTAGCATTGCCTGCAGTCAGTTCCCCGCCTAGGCCTACCTCGCCATCGGCCAGCGTGCCATTGCTTACCCCAACGAGATCAAGGGCGCCAGCGATCTGGGTACGCGGTGTAGAAGTGTAGTACACAGCTGTTTGTGATGTTGCACCTACCAGGCCGCCAAGTGAGTAAATATAGCCATTAGCTACAACCGCTCCTTGGGCTCGGATATTCGCCGGCAAGGCGTTGGCTGAAGTTGTCCATGTGCCTGGTGAACCATCGCTGTTCAACTTAGCGTATTCCACACTAGTGCTATTCCCATATACATATAGATAACCGTTCGATACTACAGCACGAGGCCTTGAGCTCCGTCCTTCAGTAAGTCGGTTGCTTGCCAGCTGCCATGTTCCGAGAGAGCCATTAGCGTTGACTCTGACATAAGCTATATTTGTATCTGAATTGGCTTCAGGGCCACCGCCGGCAATAATGTAGAGATACCCATTCGCGGCCGCCGATGCATCATATCGTGTCCAGTTTGGGATTGTGGTTGATTGCCAGGCCCCAACAGTCCCATCAGAATTTGCTTTGGCGTAATACGAGGTAGTCGATGTGTCGTTAGAGCCAATAATATAAATATAGCCATTAGCAGTTAGGCCGCTGGCGAGAGAGCGTGCATTCGGCAACGCCGTTGTGGTTTGCCAGGAACCGAGAGTGCCATCTGCATTTAATTTCGCTGAGTAAACCGTAGTATTGTCCGTACCAGACGCATCTAAGCCCCCAACCACATATACATAGCCGTTTACTACTACTGAGTGGGCTCCCCAGCGAGCTTGCGGCAGTGCAGTGGTAGACACCCAGGCCTCGGTAGTACCGTTTGAGTTCAATTTGGCATAATAAACCGTACTCTGTGCCCCAGTGTACGTATCATCGCTAGAACCACCTATTACATAAATGTATCCGTTAGCCGATACTGAGGTATGGTTTTGTCGTGCAGTAGTGATGGCATTTGCGTTGGTCGACCATGTACGAGTCGCTCCGCTACTATTGCCGATAACAATGTTGTTATTAACGGAGTCGACCTGTATTAAGTTGGCACCCGCTGCATTCTGTATTTGGAAGGCGGTGGTGGAGTTGGTGGCGGTTTGAACCAAAAAATTATCATCGGTTTTAAGCGTGTTAGCAGCTGATCGATAGAGGTTGGTGTCTTGTGGGTTTGTTCCATCGCCCCAGTCATGTTTGCCCGCAGCAGTAATTACAAAGCGATTTTGTGTTTCTCCGCTGACAAATGTGGTAAAGGAATTACCAGCAGTAGTCTGGGTAATTGAGCCGATTCGCCCTCCCGAGATACCCGTTCCCCCAACCAATAAGCCGCCAGTTTGATCAGTGCGCAGGGCTGGCAGGCCTCCTGTAGTCGTTCTGTAAAGCACTGTATCGGCCGAACTGCCCCATTCAATCCTGCCGTCACTGGCCTTGAGCCTGAGCTGTCTAGTTATATAGCCATCAGACCAAAGGTTTAGCGTGGCTCCATTAACCACCTCTACAGCCGGAGATGTATTAGTGTTTACATTAAAGTAGGTAGTTGTGGGACTTTTAACCCTAAACGCCTCGTTGGCTGCACCATTCACGGTCAATTGCTTGTTGGTTGTATCCACCAGGACCACATCCGCACCTGCTGCATTCTGCACCCTGAAGGCAGTAGTAGAGTCTGCCGTGTTCTTAAATAGTGCGTTGCCGCGGACATCTAGCATAGCGGTGGGCGTATCGGCGCCAATACCAAAATTACCCTCCTTGGTCAGAATGGCCCGTAAGGGAAAACTAGTGCCGTTATAGTGAATAAACCTAATATCACCAAAGTCTCCACCGCCATAAACTATTCTAAACTGCCCCTGACGGCTGGCATGGCCTTTGGAGTAGAGTTCAAAATTACCGCCGCCAAAGCCGCCCCAGCCCATATCCATACGGCCGGTTTCTACATACTTAAGGCCGGGCAGGTCAAACCCACTAGTGTCTGCGCCGTTAAGCGTTAATGAGCCGCCGCCCAGATCAAGTGATGTCTGAGGATTAGCCGTATTAATGCCTACCCGGCTGTTTATGGTATCTACATTCAGCACCACTACCCCGCCGGCATCCTGCACCTGGAAGGCACTGGCCGAGTCGGTATTGTTTTTAAACAGTTGATTATTACCGGTAAAAGTCTGTGAATTGCGGTCTAGCAGAGCTACATTGCTGGAAAGCTGGGAGTCAGCAGTGTCTCCGCTGGTGCCGGTGGGGCCAGTTAAGCCGACTTCGCCTTGAGGACCGGCCGAACCGTCTTGGCCATCACGACCATTTAGGCCCACCCCGGCTGCGCCCTGTTCGCCTTTGAGACCACGCTCCCCTGGGTAAGTCACAAATTGGTCGGCGATTAAACCTACACCGATGCCTAAGAGGATGGTAGCTAATGTGAGCGCTAGAAGTTTATTAAAAGTTATACTCATGGCCCTACCCTTATCGGTCGCGCCCGCATAGTACGC is drawn from Candidatus Dormiibacterota bacterium and contains these coding sequences:
- the ftsH gene encoding ATP-dependent zinc metalloprotease FtsH, yielding MKKRSRSFLWLIAILAVLAVMAVVSMPQPKTEDVTLSQVIEEASQGKIERIEVSGDKLTATLKDPAAPKQIAYKESGANLTDYGIDYKKVTIDTKNGDSSSKYIIAGIFSILPFLLIGAFLFFMMRQAQGSSNQALSFGKSKARLFGSDKEKVTFKNVAGSEEAKQELSEIVEFLKYASKFEALGAKIPKGVLLFGPPGTGKTLLARAVAGEAGVPFFSISGSEFVEMFVGVGASRVRDLFTKAKKNAPCIIFIDEIDAVGRQRGTGMGGGHDEREQTLNQILVEMDGFEQGTNVIVMAATNRPDVLDPALLRPGRFDRRVTLDSPDVHNRRDILEVHCAGKPLAEDVNLMQVAKKTPGFSGADLANLVNEAAILAARMNAKKITQAHLGASVEKVLLGPERKSHIMNAREKEITAYHEAGHAIVGHYMENAHPIHKVTIISRGSAGGFTWSLPVEDRHLSSVQDFKDDLAMMLGGRVAEQLVYNEITTGASNDLQNAAAIGRKMVMDYGMSKRLPNQVFGSHRDAIFLGRELGEGKNYSDEVAKIIDDEVAALIDEAAKRADTVIRKHRKKLDAVAEHLVKEETLEEDQFLKLVGGPNLRKKYKEPAVDIKNDTNTPPASRKLAEA
- the tilS gene encoding tRNA lysidine(34) synthetase TilS, yielding MKLSFDQKVNWPTVGKYVVAVSGGVDSVVLLHLLASSGKKYDLIPAYIDHGWRDTAVEQRLVRNLSEHLHLELQTGALKLKTKSEDEARKGRYLALEDIRKSSNALAIITAHHMDDRLETSIMNVLRGTNRYGLAPLHSTDKVIRPLLNVKKSELATYAKNHNLAWCSDPTNLDSAYRRNQVRNQLLPKLRQKNKDFDANYRHIMTEAEKLNAEIDRQLAGLTTVSRGKAELDRAELKNLSLPVARHALVFMARRADPAAELDAMTVHQAALQLKTGRLRGGRKLTSSLLITISNDKITIVSNPVKSVK
- a CDS encoding septum formation initiator family protein; protein product: MDWKKIGQQLHIGTILGFLIVIYLVVYLAGTVKRNYELQEQLNFLKQEISTLEAEKDALKYRIQYYQTDSYKEKEARARLGLQQPGESVVILPNKPKDQSAEKEGKKKRNSNIEQWWNFLLGRT